A stretch of the Alnus glutinosa chromosome 6, dhAlnGlut1.1, whole genome shotgun sequence genome encodes the following:
- the LOC133871039 gene encoding DNA-directed RNA polymerase I subunit RPA12 has protein sequence MAYSHEPDFLFCDLCGTMLSMKSTKYAKCPLCKFERSMKEICDREISYVITAEDIRMELGISLIRDQEVQLSKVQKKCEKCYNDEAEYWTMQMRSADEGQTTFYRCTKCGHKYSEN, from the exons ATGGCGTATTCTCATGAACCTGATTTCTTGTTCTGCGACCTCTGCGGAACAATGCTATCTATGAAATCAACGAAGTATGCTAAATGTCCTCTGTGCAAGTTTGAGCGTAGTATGAAAG AGATTTGTGACAGAGAAATATCTTATGTAATCACAGCTGAG GATATTAGAATGGAGCTGGGTATCTCGCTGATACGTGACCAGGAAGTACAATTATCAAAG GTGCAAAAGAAATGTGAAAAATGCTATAATGATGAGGCTGAGTATTGGACTATGCAG ATGAGATCAGCGGATGAAGGGCAGACTACATTTTATCGTTGCACCAAATGCGGCCATAAGTATTCAGAGAATTGA